Genomic DNA from Solanum dulcamara chromosome 4, daSolDulc1.2, whole genome shotgun sequence:
TTGAATTGTTCCGTGTCTGATGTCATCAGGGTATTGTTACTTGGTACTAGTAGTATCTTAGCATTCAGTGTTTTAATGGTAAATACATTTGCATTATGATAATCTTCATATGCCCTACTCGAAAGCAGATTTCATTTACGTATTCCTTAAAGATTGGGAATCTTGGGTCTTATCTAACTGCTGGACTGTTATTGTTCTTGCAAAGTGTTCATAATGCACCCGAGGTGTTTGAGAAAATTCCCTTGTGATTTTCTTCATCACGTTTTACGACTCATTTTATGAGTTGCGATTTCATTGCAGTGATTAATTGCCACAGATTTCTTGTTTTTATGAATTGTTCCATATATGGTGTCATCAGGGTATTGTTACTTGGTACTAGTTGCATATTAGCATTCCTGTTTTAATGGTAACTACATTTGCATTATGATAATCTTGGTTTTTCCTCTTTTACTGAAGTGGGGGAAAATAAGAAAGATGAAAGTGAagtgtgcttgggcgagagtagtactaggattgGTGGTCCGTGGGAAGTCCTCGTATTGCatcattgggtatgttgttctTGAAAGTGACATTTGAAAATTGAACTTTGATTTGGGGGGCACTTTGATGGATGCATTTGAGCCCCTCATACATTAGGTCAAAAATCTTCAGACTAAATGAGTGGATTTAACATGAGCTTTGATTTCATCACTTCAACCCACATTTATTTTGTCGATGATCATCACTTCAATGAGAACCTTCCGAGGGCAACCTTCTTCACTGTCTTTTGTAGGTCAAATCCTCAATCCAATAATTCCTTTTTTTGTGGTGCAGCTTTTGAAAGTTTTGTGATCCGTCAAGCAAAATTTTACAGTCATTTTTCGATGATCGTTTGAACTTTCGTGAATACAAGGAACTATAATGGATGCTTACATGGCTGGAAATCCTGTTCCTCAGCCTGCTTATCATTGGCCTGTGGAGGAAGTTAAAGAGTCTACTCTCTTGATTCGGCATCTTCCAGAAGCAATTCCTCATGAAACCCTTTCTAGATTGCTCTCCAATTATGGGGCAACTTCTATCCGTCCTTGTACTAGTGGGAGGTATTATGAAGAATGAttccatatttctcaatttTACTGCTATTGTtgttttttatttgtcttttaaAAACATTGTAGAGGATTGGCAATCTTATGTTTCTTAAATCTGTCTATGGCTCATTTGTCGGTGTAACTTATATTTTCTTAACAAGCAATGGGAATTTGGTTGTACTTATGACCACCAACCAGAGGAAATCGACTCCCTCTGGCACAAAACGAGTAGAGAGAGCATACTATAAGTTGGACACATATCCACAATTTCGTGGGTTTTAATCTGGAGGTTATTAATCTTAAGCACCTCAATGTTAACCACTAGACTAAGGTCACTTTTCTTCCTAATCAACTTTCCTGTTACTCTTCCCTATCCTAAATAATTACAAGCTGTCCTTTGTGTTAGGATATGAATTGTGGGACTAGGCTTGATTACGCAttgattttcatttttacttatAATAAATAGAACCAGAAAAGTATGTCTCCACATTAACCATTTTGTTTCGTTGAACAATTACAGACGTACGTTTTCTGTACTAAtgtttttttacttttattgtCTTTCTAAAATGTAGAGTTTAGGTGAATCATGATTCATGAGATTGTGTGGCCTTCCTCATATGATAATGTATTACTGatccctctttttttttttgtacttgCCAAACTTCTTTTCTCTTTATAACTCAAGTAGTTCTGTCATCTTATACTCAAACTGTTTAGGTATTATCGTCTTTGATACTCCTATTCCATTTTATATGGTATTCTttccttctccatctattccaAAAGTAAACCTTTCAATATTTGGGAACTCTTTACTTGCTTGGAAGTGCTTAATGATGGTGTTATACTATATATGCAGCCTTTTGTTTTGTGACTTAGCTTACTGTTTGATTTATATGAAGTTGGATTGCAtccaaaattggaatttgaaaaGAGTAAAACAAAAAAGGATCTCTTGATTATTTACTTGTTAGAAGGGTCGGTATGTAGTttggtaatattttcttaatgaattATGCTGTTtatttccttttatttattagATGGCTTAAGACATTATAATGACTGTATCTTATttgtatttcataatttttataatattgtatTGGTTATATCTTAGTTTGCTAGGTAGGTATTTTGTTAAATTTCTAtgattatgttatcttattatacttctaatattttaatattttcattatttttactaGTATTCCAATTTATTAACTTATAAAGTAGTAAAGAAAGATCCATGGCGCTTATGCGTCCCAATTCTCAAGGCTTATGTCTCGTTCCATTTTAGTGCAATGTGTACCTTGTATTTGGCATCATTGAGCCATTTGGGCACTAACCTGGCCTTTGAGGTTTCTTCCTTCCTTTTCCTTTTGGTTTATTTAATGAACATCCTAATTCTTAGGATAACAGATGTTTGATGCCATCAGCTGTTGGTTCCAATGTTTTTTCATGTCTCTCGCTAGTACATAACTCAACTGGCCTTTAATTGGAATTTTTTCAGTTATCTGTATCTTATTTTGTCCTGGACAGAATGAGGAATTGCGCTTTTGTGGATTTCAAGGATGAAGGTCTGGCACACCAAGCGCAGCAACATTTGAATGGGTATTTTTTCCTTTGAATCTTTTCTAGGTGTCCTCAGTTCTCGGCCATCTTAGGTAGACATATTTAAATGCCTtcctcttatttttatttatcttaagAGAGTGAGAAAGTCTGATTGCCAAATTATGTGGTTTTTAGGGTACGGTTTCTTGGTAAAACCCTAGCAGTGGAACGAGCTAGTAGAAGCACAGATAGAGATAAAAATAGACAAAGTGACCATCGGATTGGAGATGGCTCCGTGTCTTTGATCAAAGATGCTGCTGCTAAAGAATTTGGTGGAGGATATAGGGAAGGTCCTTATCCTGGCAGCAAACCCATTGCTGAAAAACTTGGGGTAGATTATCCATTTCCTCCTCACCTCGAGTATGATTTCAGCTgcttattcttaattttttttttcatttttctattttatttggtGGATAAGTGGCTAGAAGTAGCTTCTCATTCTCTGTCCTAATCTACAACTTACAGCATTTCTCATGATTTTCCTTTAAGTCATAGATGACTTGAATCTTTCTCTGTATGCAAATATTTCTTGCCTCTGTACGCATGCCAGGTCTGCTTGACCTGTAAATTATAGGTTATATTCCTGGTCCTTTGGGCATTTATGCAGAGAAAACTAGAGAAGGAGAAAGAACAATGAACTAAGAGGATTTAGACATTCTATCTGCTTGATCTAATGCTTTATAGGTCTCTATATTGTTTCTTCAGTACTCATAAACAGAACCTGCTTCTATTTATTCTTCATAAAACTGACTATCCTGCTCGTGATTCAGATATGTTTACCCTCCACCTGATGGACATATACTTACAAATATTGTAAATGCTCTTATTGCTGTTCCTCGGTTCTACACACAGGTTTTCTTTTTCACAATTTACCATCTCCTTTATTCTCAAATTAATTCTCATTTCCTCGTTATTCATGTGTATTGTTCTATTTTacatctttttttttgataatctaATTTGCATCTTTTTGTACCCATACTTTGACATTGTTTAGGTCTTGCACTTGATGAACAAGATGAACATTCCAGCACCATTTCGTATGGCTTTGCCAACTCCACCTCTACCAACCTCTTTGTCTGTTCCTCCGCCACCCCCTCCTCCACCTCCTCCAACAGTCTCTAAGAGTAGAATGGAAGATCTATCAAGTAGTGAATCAGAAATGGAGTCTTCAGATGAGGTAGTTGTTCCTATGTTGTTAGAGATCCTTTTGCTTTTTGAATTGAGTTTGACGAATCCAGTTAACTGGcacttaaaatattaattataaacaTAATCAGAAATGATCTATTATGTTTTGCTATTAGAGTAAACTTTTGACTGATTCTAATGGTTTTTGTATATTTAATGGTTCAGGAAGCTACAAATGTTGGTGGGCCTAAAAAAAAGCGTATCAGACATGAAGCTATCTTGGGCCCTGCAGTTGACAAGGATGTTGCCCACGAGGCTGTTGGATTAAAAGCTGCTGCCTTGGTTCCTAAAGAGATGCCAGTAGTTAAGAAGAAGAACCCAATAATTCAGGTGATAGCCTCTCCATTCTCATCTCCAAAAGTCTCCTTCCTCTTTGTTGTTCTTTGTTGAAGTTGGTGATACTAGGTTCTTGCTTGCAGATTAAAGTAGCACCTAAACAGGTGCAGAATGAAGAGAAGGGTGATGCGAGTGCAGTGTCATTGGCAGTGGCAGAAAAAGAGAACGATCATAAGCCGTTTACGACCCTTGAAGAATTAAAAAGTGGAAGATTGCCCCCGGAAGAGATTCTGTCGCTTCCTATGTTTAAGGTATTGGAACTTTGTGCGTCTTTACTTTTGCCCATGAATCACTTGCTTTCAGATTATGTTTGCAGTTGCTCTTTTTTGTATAAGGCTGGGAGCGTGGCACCTGGTTATGCATGTTTCTTTTGATGTTGTTTAGTTGATTTGTAAGAGCTAAAGGAGGTGGAGGTATGTAGGGCAAGGTCTTTTAACAGAATGACTTAGATTTCATAGGGTTACGACACTCCTTGGAACATGCTAGAAGAGGTAATTTCTTTAAGCAGGTATTCTCGAAGGGTAGTGTTGAGCATTCCAAAGTTTTTTCAGGGGCCAGCCTTGGTAGGTTAGTGATTTGCGTTGACCATGGGCTGGTCATTAGTGTGGATTCAGTGGTGTATAAATTTTATAACTTACAATTACATGTTCCCATCATACTGTGCTGTTATCAAAAGTTGGATGTGGACATGAGTGCACACTTATGATTTTCAAGCAGTTCAGGATAGAGATGTGTGTACCTGGTATGCTATATGGACAATATAGGTAATTCTTAACGCATATGATTTTGTTAAATTGCAGAAATTCTGCATCTGAATCAGTTTCATACCTGTGCTCTGGATCTTTAACCTATGACATTTTGTTGCTGTATGTATGCAACACATTGGAGTTTGAACATGGTTGAAGATGCACCAGGGTTAGCTAATCATTTAAACTGTACAAAAGTTAAGGATAAAATGAGAATGCTGTTCTTGAGGGTGATGAACAATGATGAATATGGATAAGATACATTTTTACATTACTTTGGTATCTTGGAGTATTACAATTGCCCTAAACAACAATACTAGCTCAGACATTCCTTGTCGTCTGGACTACAATGAATTGGTAGCATTGTCGAATATCGATTATAATATCTATC
This window encodes:
- the LOC129885369 gene encoding U11/U12 small nuclear ribonucleoprotein 65 kDa protein, producing the protein MDAYMAGNPVPQPAYHWPVEEVKESTLLIRHLPEAIPHETLSRLLSNYGATSIRPCTSGRMRNCAFVDFKDEGLAHQAQQHLNGVRFLGKTLAVERASRSTDRDKNRQSDHRIGDGSVSLIKDAAAKEFGGGYREGPYPGSKPIAEKLGVDYPFPPHLEYVYPPPDGHILTNIVNALIAVPRFYTQVLHLMNKMNIPAPFRMALPTPPLPTSLSVPPPPPPPPPPTVSKSRMEDLSSSESEMESSDEEATNVGGPKKKRIRHEAILGPAVDKDVAHEAVGLKAAALVPKEMPVVKKKNPIIQIKVAPKQVQNEEKGDASAVSLAVAEKENDHKPFTTLEELKSGRLPPEEILSLPMFKNYCAGYPSQILYLKNLAKEVTVDDIYFIFGSLFGSIDEAKSSLAVKLMQEGRMRGQAFVTFPSVELAENALNLVNWYVFKGKPIVIQFGRDPAKGKTS